In Dama dama isolate Ldn47 chromosome 20, ASM3311817v1, whole genome shotgun sequence, a single window of DNA contains:
- the LOC133040157 gene encoding histone H2B type 2-E-like translates to MPEPAKSAPAPKKGSKKAVTKAQKKDGKKRRRSRKESYSIYVYKVLKQVHPDTGISSKAMGIMNSFVNDIFERIAGEASRLAHYNKRSTITSREIQTAVRLLLPGELAKHAVSEGTKAVTKYTSSK, encoded by the coding sequence ATGCCTGAGCCGGCAAAATCCGCTCCCGCGCCCAAAAAGGGCTCCAAGAAAGCCGTCACTAAAGCCCAGAAAAAGGACGGCAAGAAGCGCAGGCGCAGCCGCAAGGAGAGCTATTCCATCTACGTGTACAAGGTGCTGAAGCAGGTGCACCCGGACACCGGCATCTCGTCCAAGGCCATGGGCATCATGAACTCGTTTGTCAACGATATCTTCGAGCGCATCGCGGGCGAAGCGTCGCGCTTAGCCCATTACAACAAGCGCTCGACCATCACGTCCCGGGAGATCCAGACGGCCGTGCGCCTGCTGCTGCCCGGCGAGCTGGCGAAGCACGCGGTGTCCGAGGGCACCAAGGCGGTCACCAAGTACACCAGCTCCAAGTGA
- the LOC133040788 gene encoding histone H2A type 2-A → MSGRGKQGGKARAKAKSRSSRAGLQFPVGRVHRLLRKGNYAERVGAGAPVYMAAVLEYLTAEILELAGNAARDNKKTRIIPRHLQLAIRNDEELNKLLGKVTIAQGGVLPNIQAVLLPKKTESHHKAKGK, encoded by the coding sequence ATGTCTGGTCGTGGCAAGCAAGGCGGCAAGGCCCGTGCTAAGGCCAAGTCGCGCTCGTCCCGCGCAGGCTTGCAGTTCCCGGTAGGGCGGGTGCACCGTCTGCTGCGCAAGGGCAACTACGCTGAGCGCGTGGGGGCCGGCGCGCCCGTCTATATGGCGGCGGTCCTGGAGTACCTGACCGCCGAAATCCTGGAGCTGGCGGGTAATGCGGCGCGAGACAACAAGAAGACGCGCATCATCCCTCGTCACCTGCAGCTGGCCATCCGCAACGACGAGGAGCTGAACAAGCTGTTGGGCAAGGTCACCATCGCCCAGGGCGGCGTGTTGCCCAACATCCAGGCCGTGTTGCTCCCGAAGAAGACCGAGAGCCACCACAAGGCAAAGGGCAAGTGA
- the LOC133040787 gene encoding histone H3 has product MARTKQTARKSTGGKAPRKQLATKAARKSAPATGGVKKPHRYRPGTVALREIRRYQKSTELLIRKLPFQRLVREIAQDFKTDLRFQSSAVMALQEASEAYLVGLFEDTNLCAIHAKRVTIMPKDIQLARRIRGERA; this is encoded by the coding sequence ATGGCTCGTACGAAGCAGACTGCCCGCAAGTCCACCGGTGGCAAGGCCCCGCGGAAGCAGCTGGCCACCAAGGCGGCTCGCAAGAGCGCGCCGGCCACGGGCGGCGTCAAGAAGCCGCACCGCTACCGGCCGGGCACCGTGGCCCTGCGGGAGATCCGGCGCTACCAGAAGTCGACCGAGCTGCTGATCCGCAAGCTGCCGTTCCAGCGGCTGGTGCGCGAGATCGCGCAGGACTTCAAGACGGACCTGCGCTTCCAGAGCTCGGCCGTGATGGCGCTGCAGGAGGCGAGCGAGGCCTACCTGGTGGGGCTGTTCGAAGACACGAACCTGTGCGCCATCCACGCCAAGCGCGTGACCATCATGCCCAAAGACATCCAGCTGGCTCGCCGCATCCGCGGGGAGCGGGCTTAA